From a region of the Miscanthus floridulus cultivar M001 unplaced genomic scaffold, ASM1932011v1 fs_416_3_4, whole genome shotgun sequence genome:
- the LOC136531687 gene encoding receptor-like protein kinase HERK 1 codes for MVRLFEKIKGAARRKGKAPENNRPCSFPFHVLQQATNNFDKELVIGVGGFGDVYMGVLKCGTKVAVKRKKMASWQGRKEFRAEIELLARLKDPNLVDLIGYCDEENEMILVYEYMENGTLKSHLYGSDKPSLNWPERLEACVGAARGLHYLHTSSEKGIIHRDVKSENILLGENLCAKIADFGLSKDGPELNETHVITQVKGTPGYLDPEYYDTLQLTQKSDVYSFGVVLLEVLCGRPAIDQKLPKDKVNLAKWVTGIMLKNDQLEQIVDQKIVGTISPHPLMIFCSIALKCLAENRVERPSMEEVLRDLEQELEYVHGSISSAGLSAESSDDESYHDASSRLVRPGEGKVFTRSLAIKAYKRASNMPHDSSAPSTSRPVARAYQVPGGNNMNGFLDLHSIQESISEAGNSHESDRDFTSQPIRQRGGKTLRRSLGKAYVRDDDL; via the coding sequence ATGGTTCGCTTGTTTGAGAAAATCAAGGGAGCTGCTAGGCGAAAGGGAAAGGCTCCGGAAAATAATCGGCCTTGTTCATTTCCTTTCCATGTGCTCCAACAAGCAACAAACAATTTTGACAAGGAACTGGTCATTGGAGTTGGAGGTTTTGGAGACGTTTACATGGGAGTGTTAAAGTGTGGTACCAAGGTTGCCGTGAAACGGAAGAAGATGGCATCTTGGCAAGGTCGGAAGGAGTTCCGAGCGGAGATTGAACTGTTAGCAAGGCTGAAAGACCCCAATTTGGTTGATCTGATTGGGTActgtgatgaagagaatgaaatGATCTTGGTTTACGAATACATGGAAAATGGGACTCTAAAGAGCCATCTCTATGGCTCTGATAAACCCTCCCTCAATTGGCCGGAGCGGCTGGAGGCTTGTGTGGGAGCAGCGAGGGGACTGCACTATCTTCATACTAGTTCTGAGAAGGGCATTATCCACCGTGACGTCAAGTCTGAAAACATCTTGCTTGGTGAGAACCTCTGTGCCAAGATTGCTGACTTTGGGCTATCCAAGGATGGTCCTGAGTTGAACGAAACTCATGTCATCACTCAAGTGAAGGGCACCCCTGGGTATCTTGACCCTGAATACTATGATACGCTGCAGCTGACCCAGAAGTCTGATGTCTACTCTTTCGGTGTTGTCTTGCTCGAGGTCCTATGTGGCAGACCAGCGATTGACCAAAAACTTCCCAAGGACAAGGTGAACTTGGCAAAGTGGGTAACGGGAATAATGCTGAAGAATGACCAGCTGGAGCAAATCGTTGATCAGAAAATTGTAGGCACAATCAGCCCACATCCTCTGATGATATTTTGCAGCATTGCGTTGAAGTGCCTGGCAGAAAATAGAGTGGAGCGGCCATCGATGGAAGAGGTACTCAGGGACCTGGAGCAGGAGCTGGAGTACGTTCATGGCAGCATCAGTAGTGCAGGTTTATCTGCTGAAAGCTCAGATGATGAGTCTTATCATGATGCCTCTTCTCGGCTAGTCAGGCCTGGCGAAGGTAAAGTTTTCACACGATCTCTAGCTATTAAGGCTTACAAGAGAGCTTCAAACATGCCTCATGATTCCTCTGCCCCGTCGACGAGCCGGCCAGTGGCCCGGGCGTATCAAGTCCCGGGTGGCAACAACATGAACGGCTTTCTCGACCTCCATAGCATCCAAGAGAGCATCAGTGAAGCTGGAAACTCGCATGAGTCTGATCGTGACTTCACTTCTCAGCCAATCAGGCAAAGAGGAGGCAAAACTTTGAGACGATCTCTAGGTAAAGCTTACGTGAGAGATGATGATCTGTAA